The DNA region GAAATGAACCAGTCATCATTCCAGGGTGACTCAACGCTTGCGAAGCAGGCACCGAATTTATCACCGGTATGCGGCTGAATTTCAGGTTCTGTCATCGCCGGGGTAACCATGGAAGGTACGAAATTGATAAAAGCCATGGGTTCATTCTGTCCCGGGAAAGTATAATCGGTAATGCTGTATGTCGGTAATCCGTCAACATCGAGAGCTGTCCAGTCGCCGAAATCAAGTGTGAAATCCGGGAGGTTTTCGAAGTCGATGCAATACGAAGTAACTGATCCACCGGTAACGTCAAGAACGACGGGCACTTCGATTTCCGGATGTTCCGGGTCGTTGCTCTGAACCCAGAGGCTGGCCTGGTATCCGCCAACATCAAGACCTGCGGAATTGATGGTCAGTGTAACATCTGTTGATGCTCCGGCAGCCACGGTTCCGAAATTAGGATCAACGGTGAGCCAGTTGGCGATGGCGGTACCTGTGAGGGTAGCCTGGATATGCCAGTTCTTCGGGATTCCCGGAGAGATATGTCCCCAACCCACACCAGTTTTAATGTAATCGCCCAATGGGTTGGCCGGACCTTCGTCGGTACCGATCGGATGAGTAAGGGTTGTCTGGTTAACATAAATGGAAACCCAGATATCCTGACCATCGATGAGAACGGGGTCATTGAGGGTAATGGTGTTCCAGTCGGCGAGCAGCAATGGAGTAAAAGTTTGTTCATAGAGCAGCGGGCCACTAACTAAAGTTGATCCCATGCCATAGATTTTCACTTTAAATTCGTCAGCCGGATCCGGATCGCCGATCCAAACCCTAACTTCAGAAAGTTCCATACCTGCGTACTGAGCGATAGCGGATGACGGGAACATAGCAGCAGCTTCCCAGTCGCCGGGGGCGGTAAGGCCCACGGTGCTACCTACCTGTGAATCATCGTCGTAGTGGAGAACAACATCATCGGCCGGAGCCAGGGTATTATTGGCATTGTGAATAACGCCGGCTTCGAAGGGGATGTTGAATTTGCTCCTGAGCGGTTTGTTAACAAGCGGAGTACGGTCTGTGCCAAGGTCATAAACGATGGCCAGGTCGTAAACCAGTTCAGCGCCGCCGATATTTTCGATGGTCATGATTTCGTCAACCGACTGTCCTTGCTCCAGCTGAACGGAGAACTGATCGGGGAAGATCATGATCTGCGGGTCGGTAGAGCCGCCAAGTTGCAGATAGCAAAGGTCATCGAAGTAATACATAGGAACATCGCTGCCTTGTGCGCCTGCGAAGAAGTCAACACCGCCGAGGGTAGCAGCACCTGCACCACCGCTGGCCTGTGTAGCCCAGGGCCAGGTGTGTACCATAGTACCGTCGACATACATCTCAGCTACATCGGCATCGATATCGATATGAGTAACCACTTCAAACCAAGTATCCTGGGAATAGGTAAAATTGATATCTTCTCCGTTAGCATTCAGGAGGGCGGTACCATCGGCATTGAAGTAAACTTCAACGGCCCATTCTATACCGGGTGCTTCATAATGCTGGAAGTTGAAATATCCTGCAAAACCTGAAGGGACATACATGAACCAGTTGACTTCATAGACGCCGGATGATTTGTCACCAAGCAGGAGGATAAGATCGGTAGCGCCGCCGGTTTCGTCAACCAGGACGGAGTTGGATCCACTGTATGCCTGAGCGTCGCTGATCATGCCATCTTCACCGGTTCCGGGAGCGCCGCTCCATGTATCCCACCAGGTAGGATTCTGTTCGGCGATGTAA from Bacteroidota bacterium includes:
- a CDS encoding choice-of-anchor J domain-containing protein; amino-acid sequence: MKKTFLLLVVFAFVGLMTQAQTIQTLYQDDFDSYTAGQFIAQENPTWWDTWSGAPGTGEDGLISDDEAFSPSNSVLVDETGGATDLISLLGDKTAGVYEVSWQMFVPAGFAGYYNFQHYQAPGIEWAVEVYFNADGTGNLLANGDDISFTYTPDTWFLVENYIDIDGDIAKIYLDGTMIHEWPWATQSGGGAGAAQLGGIDFFAGAQGSDVPKYYFDDFEYAQIFEPLYCDDFETYTVGGYIAEQNPTWWDTWSGAPGTGEDGMISDAQAYSGSNSVLVDETGGATDLILLLGDKSSGVYEVNWFMYVPSGFAGYFNFQHYEAPGIEWAVEVYFNADGTALLNANGEDINFTYSQDTWFEVVTHIDIDADVAEMYVDGTMVHTWPWATQASGGAGAATLGGVDFFAGAQGSDVPMYYFDDLCYLQLGGSTDPQIMIFPDQFSVQLEQGQSVDEIMTIENIGGAELVYDLAIVYDLGTDRTPLVNKPLRSKFNIPFEAGVIHNANNTLAPADDVVLHYDDDSQVGSTVGLTAPGDWEAAAMFPSSAIAQYAGMELSEVRVWIGDPDPADEFKVKIYGMGSTLVSGPLLYEQTFTPLLLADWNTITLNDPVLIDGQDIWVSIYVNQTTLTHPIGTDEGPANPLGDYIKTGVGWGHISPGIPKNWHIQATLTGTAIANWLTVDPNFGTVAAGASTDVTLTINSAGLDVGGYQASLWVQSNDPEHPEIEVPVVLDVTGGSVTSYCIDFENLPDFTLDFGDWTALDVDGLPTYSITDYTFPGQNEPMAFINFVPSMVTPAMTEPEIQPHTGDKFGACFASVESPWNDDWFISPQIELGNNSEFVFWVKSYTDAYGLEKYNVAVSTTGMEPADFTILNAAVLEAPVEAWEQQIWDLSDYDNQTVYVAIQCVSTDAFIFMIDDVCVNTSPTGINEPSSEAQFVVFPNPANDFVSVQANNAIRQISVFNYVGQLVQQNNAGTSVYTLNTTGWQAGVYFIQIETAQGISTQKVIIE